The Oryzias melastigma strain HK-1 linkage group LG3, ASM292280v2, whole genome shotgun sequence genome contains a region encoding:
- the LOC112160292 gene encoding neoverrucotoxin subunit alpha isoform X1, with protein sequence MFSVFAVMSLDQMLMAALSRPFALGMLYDARRDELIEDFLLWDKEMIKNNKVRQSQKSSSYNITASDSIQSKSSLLDVGASLSASFLGGLIEVGGSASYMNDNKKFKNQSRVTLQYKATTEYEHLNVTQVKAQKTQMKDAIKSRGATHVVTGILYGANAFFVFDSEKMDSSSVQQIGGSMHAVIKKIPMISIEGKVDIKLSEEEKDVTNKFSCKFYGDFILDSNPSTFEDAVKSYVELPQRLGENAEKTVPVKVWLTPLKILEPSAEELKADICVSLVRKAVNALDDMREIEMRCNDALDENVVKKFPPMQRKLRNFLHLCEDYTKTLKRNMEEKFPLIREGKEDEDSVHKVFDDLEKSPFSQENLDKWLDNVEREINVLTSCVNIMEGIKIVSDKSELDREVFAPGVEDALCFVFTSLETEDPYLKQMEKHLSCHETERLSSVTPPSKDHWFFKDQIFTDMRQKAKEFNSTFKNLKSSKKYSFVIAALPNQKHDGATIYHYRGGCLKTEDFSKPVPNVRSVTDRRELLRYFCNLSLDENTAYNYIKIDNRTAVRCDYISYPDHPDRFDVAPQILCKEELSGRHYWEVEWNTSLESHAGVAVAYKRIPRKGNDNRNEFGCNDMSWYFGKDRHKLVVWHNNMRSELCDFTQEARIGVFLDVPGQTLSFYDVFGDTLRLLHVFKDTFPPPLLAGMWIENFYLKLCPIDNEQ encoded by the exons atttCTTACTGTGGGAcaaagaaatgatcaaaaacaacaaagtgagGCAGTCTCAGAAGAGCAGCTCGTATAACATCACTGCATCTGACTCCATTCAGTCCAAGTCATCTCTGCTGGATGTTGGTGCGTCTCTCAGTGCCAGTTTTCTGGGAGGATTGATTGAAGTCGGAGGATCAGCCAGCTACATGAATGATAACAAGAAGTTCAAGAATCAGAGCAGAGTAACTCTGCAGTACAAAGCCACAACAGAGTATGAACATCTGAATGTGACTCAAGTAAAAGCCCAAAAGACGCAGATGAAAGATGCCATCAAGAGTCGCGGTGCAACACATGTGGTCACCGGCATCCTTTATGGTGCAAAcgctttctttgtgtttgacagTGAGAAAATGGATTCCAGCAGTGTGCAACAGATTGGAGGAAGCATGCATGCTGTCATCAAGAAGATCCCAATGATTAGCATAGAAGGAAAAGTCGACATCAAGCTGAGTGAGGAGGAGAAAGACGTGACAAATAAATTCTCCTGTAAATTCTACGGTGACTTCATTCTTGACAGCAACCCTTCAACATTTGAAGATGCAGTGAAGAGCTACGTGGAGCTTCCACAGCGTCTCGGagaaaatgcagagaaaacGGTTCCTGTTAAAGTCTGGCTGACTCCTCTGAAGATCCTGGAACCATCAGCTGAAGAATTGAAGGCAGACATTTGTGTCAGTTTAGTGAGGAAAGCAGTGAATGCTCTTGACGACATGAGAGAGATAGAAATGAGATGCAATGATGCTCTGGATGAGAACGTGGTTAAAAAATTCCCACCAATGCAGAGAAAGTTGAGAAATTTTCTGCatctctgtgaagattacacaaaaacactcaaacgcaacatggaggagaagttCCCACTCATTCGTGAAGGAAAAGAAGATGAAGACTCAGTGCATAAAGTCTTTGATGATCTGGAGAAGTCTCCATTCAGTCAGGAGAACTTGGACAAGTGGCTCGATAACGTGGAGAGAGAAATCAACGTCCTGACTTCCTGTGTGAACATCATGGAGGGAATCAAGATCGTCTCAGATAAATCAGAGTTGGACAGAGAGGTTTTTGCTCCAGGTGTAGAAGATGCTCTCTGCTTTGTCTTCACCTCTCTGGAAACTGAAGATCCATACTTGAAGCAGATGGAGAAGCATCTGAGCTGTCATGAAACAGAAAGGCTTTCCAGTGTGACTCCACCCTCAAAAGATCACTGGTTCTTCAAAGACCAAATCTTCACAGATATGAGACAGAAAGCCAAAGAGTTCAACTCTACTTTTAAAAACCTGAAGAGCAGCAAGAAGTATAGCTTTGTCATAGCTGCTCTGCCAAACCAGAAACATGATGGAGCAACCATCTACCATTACAGAGGCGGATGTCTGAAAACAGAAGACTTCTCCAAACCAGTTCCAAATGTGAGATCGGTGACAGACCGACGGGAGCTGTTGCGGT actTCTGCAATCTCAGCTTGGACGAGAACACAGCCTACAACTACATCAAGATAGACAACAGAACTGCTGTCCGTTGTGATTATATATCGTATCCTGATCATCCAGACAGATTTGATGTGGCTCCTCAGATTCTCTGCAAAGAGGAGCTGTCAGGGCGCCATTACTGGGAGGTAGAGTGGAATACTAGTTTGGAGAGTCATGCTGGTGTTGCTGTTGCTTATAAACGTATACCCAGGAAGGGAAACGACAACAGAAATGAATTTGGATGTAATGACATGTCTTGGTACTTCGGTAAAGACAGACACAAACTTGTTGTTTGGCACAATAATATGAGGTCTGAGCTGTGCGACTTCACTCAGGAGGCAAGAATCGGGGTGTTTCTGGATGTGCCAGGACAAACCCTGTCCTTCTATGATGTCTTTGGCGACACGTTGAGACTCCTTCATGTTTTTAAGGACACATTCCCACCACCACTTCTTGCAGGAATGTGGATCGAAAATTTCTACTTGAAACTTTGCCCCATTGACAACGAGCAGTAG
- the LOC112160292 gene encoding neoverrucotoxin subunit alpha isoform X2, translating to MSLDQMLMAALSRPFALGMLYDARRDELIEDFLLWDKEMIKNNKVRQSQKSSSYNITASDSIQSKSSLLDVGASLSASFLGGLIEVGGSASYMNDNKKFKNQSRVTLQYKATTEYEHLNVTQVKAQKTQMKDAIKSRGATHVVTGILYGANAFFVFDSEKMDSSSVQQIGGSMHAVIKKIPMISIEGKVDIKLSEEEKDVTNKFSCKFYGDFILDSNPSTFEDAVKSYVELPQRLGENAEKTVPVKVWLTPLKILEPSAEELKADICVSLVRKAVNALDDMREIEMRCNDALDENVVKKFPPMQRKLRNFLHLCEDYTKTLKRNMEEKFPLIREGKEDEDSVHKVFDDLEKSPFSQENLDKWLDNVEREINVLTSCVNIMEGIKIVSDKSELDREVFAPGVEDALCFVFTSLETEDPYLKQMEKHLSCHETERLSSVTPPSKDHWFFKDQIFTDMRQKAKEFNSTFKNLKSSKKYSFVIAALPNQKHDGATIYHYRGGCLKTEDFSKPVPNVRSVTDRRELLRYFCNLSLDENTAYNYIKIDNRTAVRCDYISYPDHPDRFDVAPQILCKEELSGRHYWEVEWNTSLESHAGVAVAYKRIPRKGNDNRNEFGCNDMSWYFGKDRHKLVVWHNNMRSELCDFTQEARIGVFLDVPGQTLSFYDVFGDTLRLLHVFKDTFPPPLLAGMWIENFYLKLCPIDNEQ from the exons atttCTTACTGTGGGAcaaagaaatgatcaaaaacaacaaagtgagGCAGTCTCAGAAGAGCAGCTCGTATAACATCACTGCATCTGACTCCATTCAGTCCAAGTCATCTCTGCTGGATGTTGGTGCGTCTCTCAGTGCCAGTTTTCTGGGAGGATTGATTGAAGTCGGAGGATCAGCCAGCTACATGAATGATAACAAGAAGTTCAAGAATCAGAGCAGAGTAACTCTGCAGTACAAAGCCACAACAGAGTATGAACATCTGAATGTGACTCAAGTAAAAGCCCAAAAGACGCAGATGAAAGATGCCATCAAGAGTCGCGGTGCAACACATGTGGTCACCGGCATCCTTTATGGTGCAAAcgctttctttgtgtttgacagTGAGAAAATGGATTCCAGCAGTGTGCAACAGATTGGAGGAAGCATGCATGCTGTCATCAAGAAGATCCCAATGATTAGCATAGAAGGAAAAGTCGACATCAAGCTGAGTGAGGAGGAGAAAGACGTGACAAATAAATTCTCCTGTAAATTCTACGGTGACTTCATTCTTGACAGCAACCCTTCAACATTTGAAGATGCAGTGAAGAGCTACGTGGAGCTTCCACAGCGTCTCGGagaaaatgcagagaaaacGGTTCCTGTTAAAGTCTGGCTGACTCCTCTGAAGATCCTGGAACCATCAGCTGAAGAATTGAAGGCAGACATTTGTGTCAGTTTAGTGAGGAAAGCAGTGAATGCTCTTGACGACATGAGAGAGATAGAAATGAGATGCAATGATGCTCTGGATGAGAACGTGGTTAAAAAATTCCCACCAATGCAGAGAAAGTTGAGAAATTTTCTGCatctctgtgaagattacacaaaaacactcaaacgcaacatggaggagaagttCCCACTCATTCGTGAAGGAAAAGAAGATGAAGACTCAGTGCATAAAGTCTTTGATGATCTGGAGAAGTCTCCATTCAGTCAGGAGAACTTGGACAAGTGGCTCGATAACGTGGAGAGAGAAATCAACGTCCTGACTTCCTGTGTGAACATCATGGAGGGAATCAAGATCGTCTCAGATAAATCAGAGTTGGACAGAGAGGTTTTTGCTCCAGGTGTAGAAGATGCTCTCTGCTTTGTCTTCACCTCTCTGGAAACTGAAGATCCATACTTGAAGCAGATGGAGAAGCATCTGAGCTGTCATGAAACAGAAAGGCTTTCCAGTGTGACTCCACCCTCAAAAGATCACTGGTTCTTCAAAGACCAAATCTTCACAGATATGAGACAGAAAGCCAAAGAGTTCAACTCTACTTTTAAAAACCTGAAGAGCAGCAAGAAGTATAGCTTTGTCATAGCTGCTCTGCCAAACCAGAAACATGATGGAGCAACCATCTACCATTACAGAGGCGGATGTCTGAAAACAGAAGACTTCTCCAAACCAGTTCCAAATGTGAGATCGGTGACAGACCGACGGGAGCTGTTGCGGT actTCTGCAATCTCAGCTTGGACGAGAACACAGCCTACAACTACATCAAGATAGACAACAGAACTGCTGTCCGTTGTGATTATATATCGTATCCTGATCATCCAGACAGATTTGATGTGGCTCCTCAGATTCTCTGCAAAGAGGAGCTGTCAGGGCGCCATTACTGGGAGGTAGAGTGGAATACTAGTTTGGAGAGTCATGCTGGTGTTGCTGTTGCTTATAAACGTATACCCAGGAAGGGAAACGACAACAGAAATGAATTTGGATGTAATGACATGTCTTGGTACTTCGGTAAAGACAGACACAAACTTGTTGTTTGGCACAATAATATGAGGTCTGAGCTGTGCGACTTCACTCAGGAGGCAAGAATCGGGGTGTTTCTGGATGTGCCAGGACAAACCCTGTCCTTCTATGATGTCTTTGGCGACACGTTGAGACTCCTTCATGTTTTTAAGGACACATTCCCACCACCACTTCTTGCAGGAATGTGGATCGAAAATTTCTACTTGAAACTTTGCCCCATTGACAACGAGCAGTAG